From the genome of Hyalangium gracile, one region includes:
- a CDS encoding YdgH/BhsA/McbA family protein — protein sequence MFPSAASLQVEVKPLGTARPATDSATVVELLGVQALPPGLMFLFMPDGRRKLYVVPSYPVESDTHEVIAAMGVSASGGYAEPQAVRQALKAKAAELGANAMFQPEPGTFYAYALYVSRTPAPLPATDARALLQKEVQALAGLRPVGEPTRYPLASAPASTLQLQRGRCYAVAVALEPDARLSDEGERYLLFELASQDPLMLNRSYMAREKVGEFEGTAIEAPLHGRYLKLRSFSADLGCAAAAGSAELGLRTIGRSPRLGEGYFQVQLLERQLSAQELEAKVREQSAAMAQAQAEAREFEKREQARQAEWERERQKREAEQRAASSASAGGASTGGGDSGYYSFSIKNECSRTVRMFINDGGNPRVSSGESATMSSNSISSFSGSGPRTFWIVDDSGEGVSSFSASGGQRNMRILESCVGFAPR from the coding sequence ATGTTCCCCTCGGCCGCCTCGCTCCAGGTCGAGGTCAAGCCGCTGGGGACAGCGCGACCCGCCACGGACTCCGCCACGGTCGTGGAGCTGCTCGGTGTCCAGGCGCTGCCGCCTGGGTTGATGTTCCTCTTCATGCCGGACGGCCGGCGGAAGCTCTACGTGGTGCCGTCCTACCCGGTCGAGAGTGACACCCATGAGGTGATCGCCGCCATGGGGGTGAGCGCCTCGGGTGGCTACGCGGAGCCTCAGGCCGTCCGGCAGGCCCTCAAGGCCAAGGCCGCGGAGCTCGGCGCCAATGCCATGTTCCAGCCCGAGCCGGGGACGTTCTATGCGTACGCGCTGTACGTCTCCCGGACGCCCGCGCCGCTCCCCGCCACGGACGCGCGCGCGCTCCTGCAGAAGGAGGTCCAGGCGCTCGCGGGGCTCAGGCCGGTGGGCGAGCCCACGCGCTACCCGCTGGCGTCCGCGCCCGCCTCCACGCTGCAGCTCCAGCGCGGGCGCTGCTACGCCGTGGCCGTGGCGCTGGAGCCCGACGCCCGGCTCAGCGACGAGGGCGAGCGCTACCTCCTGTTCGAGCTGGCCTCGCAGGATCCGTTGATGCTCAACCGAAGCTACATGGCGCGGGAGAAGGTGGGCGAGTTCGAGGGCACGGCCATCGAGGCTCCCCTCCACGGACGCTACTTGAAGCTGCGCTCGTTCAGCGCGGATCTCGGGTGCGCGGCGGCGGCGGGGAGCGCCGAGCTCGGACTGCGGACGATCGGTCGCAGCCCCCGGCTGGGCGAGGGCTACTTCCAGGTGCAGCTCCTCGAGCGTCAGCTCTCGGCCCAGGAGCTGGAGGCGAAGGTGCGCGAGCAGAGCGCGGCCATGGCCCAGGCCCAGGCGGAGGCACGCGAGTTCGAGAAGCGGGAGCAGGCCCGGCAGGCCGAGTGGGAGCGAGAGCGCCAGAAGCGCGAGGCCGAGCAGCGCGCCGCGAGCAGCGCCTCGGCGGGCGGGGCAAGCACGGGAGGAGGGGACTCCGGCTACTACAGCTTCTCGATCAAGAACGAGTGCTCACGGACGGTGCGCATGTTCATCAACGATGGCGGCAACCCCCGGGTCAGCAGCGGGGAGTCCGCCACGATGAGCTCCAACTCGATCAGCTCGTTCAGCGGCTCGGGCCCCAGGACCTTCTGGATCGTGGATGACTCCGGAGAAGGTGTATCGAGTTTCTCAGCCAGCGGCGGTCAACGCAACATGCGCATACTGGAGAGCTGCGTCGGCTTTGCGCCTCGCTAG
- a CDS encoding M24 family metallopeptidase, translated as MKRAGVDAWVVVCRENANDPLAAHVGGENAGAPAAFLFLREAEQLRSIALSPEGEAKALRDVGLHDEVESLPRGTDLYAKVSERLARLKPRRIALNFSERMSVADGLSSTQRALLTAALPPALRQRLVSSEELVVEWLGIKLPEEVEVMRRAAALTAQLEEEAYRQIIPGKTRDSDVARFLKRRMAELGVTDGWAPDQNPNVNSGPDRGHSHATDRVIQPGDFIQTDFGIAIQGRWVTDIQRFAYVLAPGETKPPPEALEKWERSKKGNRVALAAIKPGARGWDVDKAQRDWMRQVGSEPVMWGTGHPVGYWAHDVGPALSGAQKGQPAKGASARIIRPGQVFAFDGFFAWKLPTPGETKTLSVEEMAVVTETGAEYLIPPQEELILIPSPNPRPDASPPR; from the coding sequence ATGAAGCGCGCCGGAGTGGATGCCTGGGTGGTGGTGTGCCGCGAGAACGCCAACGATCCGCTCGCGGCCCACGTGGGCGGAGAGAACGCTGGCGCCCCGGCTGCCTTCCTCTTCCTGCGTGAGGCCGAGCAGCTGCGCTCGATCGCGCTGTCTCCCGAGGGCGAGGCCAAGGCCCTGCGCGACGTGGGCCTGCACGACGAGGTGGAGTCCCTGCCTCGCGGCACGGACCTGTACGCCAAGGTCTCCGAGCGGCTGGCCCGCCTGAAGCCACGCCGCATCGCCCTCAACTTCTCGGAGCGGATGTCGGTGGCTGACGGGCTGTCCTCCACCCAGCGCGCGCTCCTCACCGCCGCGCTGCCCCCAGCCCTGCGCCAGCGGCTCGTCTCCTCCGAGGAGCTCGTCGTCGAGTGGCTCGGCATCAAGCTTCCAGAGGAGGTGGAGGTGATGCGACGCGCCGCCGCCCTCACCGCCCAGCTGGAAGAGGAGGCCTACCGGCAGATCATCCCCGGAAAGACCCGGGACTCGGACGTCGCGCGCTTCCTCAAGCGACGCATGGCCGAGCTCGGCGTCACCGACGGCTGGGCTCCGGACCAGAACCCCAACGTCAACTCGGGCCCCGACCGCGGGCACTCCCATGCCACCGACCGCGTCATCCAGCCGGGAGACTTCATCCAGACGGACTTCGGCATCGCCATCCAGGGGCGCTGGGTGACGGACATCCAGCGCTTCGCCTATGTGCTGGCTCCGGGCGAGACGAAGCCACCCCCCGAGGCGCTCGAGAAGTGGGAGCGTTCGAAGAAGGGCAACCGCGTGGCGCTCGCCGCGATCAAGCCCGGAGCCCGTGGCTGGGACGTGGACAAGGCCCAGCGCGACTGGATGCGCCAGGTGGGCAGCGAGCCCGTCATGTGGGGCACCGGCCACCCCGTGGGCTACTGGGCGCACGACGTCGGCCCGGCGCTGTCTGGCGCACAGAAGGGCCAGCCCGCCAAGGGCGCCTCCGCGCGCATCATCCGGCCCGGGCAGGTGTTCGCCTTCGATGGCTTCTTCGCCTGGAAGCTGCCCACTCCGGGCGAGACGAAGACCCTCTCCGTGGAAGAGATGGCCGTGGTGACGGAGACGGGGGCCGAGTATCTCATCCCTCCTCAGGAGGAGCTCATCCTCATCCCGTCACCCAACCCGCGGCCCGACGCGAGCCCCCCGCGGTAG
- a CDS encoding J domain-containing protein: protein MPACPCCLEVLKPALLGLGGRRIAGSCELCGDAVCQGCLHSGSRDVEALFRLRAPDGGSAPRASPGKACASCLWESFAARGKSPPFPEPPGRRKRATQADCKHSHAVRWMQCCPTCGAKVSWEVEHDNPVCDACGAPSHSAFNCCWACGESFEEDNEPEDAEGYALTYECRSRKCQGLVGWLMPYCPWCATEQHWHPSQEEDAPTCTACEASLDPTWSFCATCGEEAPVPEACFTCGAPLDRAECAARCEHCRRMVCGDCFGDYTLREPVPAQPAENAGPPGVRELLLCTACAEELGAAPLSDEEDSEADPPAEEPREDEDEPPAPKETPPSSPWEVLGVAPGTPLPEVKRAYLALITQYHPDKVAQLGPKLQALAAEETRRLNQAWLEVRQRAGQGSS, encoded by the coding sequence ATGCCTGCGTGCCCGTGCTGCCTGGAGGTCCTGAAGCCCGCCCTCCTGGGTCTCGGCGGCCGTCGCATCGCCGGCAGTTGCGAGCTCTGCGGTGACGCCGTGTGCCAGGGATGCCTGCACTCGGGCTCGCGGGATGTGGAGGCGCTCTTCCGGCTCCGGGCCCCCGACGGAGGCTCCGCGCCCCGAGCCTCACCAGGAAAGGCTTGCGCCAGCTGTCTGTGGGAGTCGTTCGCGGCCCGCGGCAAGTCCCCGCCCTTCCCCGAGCCACCCGGCCGGCGCAAGCGGGCAACCCAGGCGGACTGCAAGCACTCCCATGCCGTCCGGTGGATGCAGTGCTGCCCCACCTGCGGCGCCAAGGTGTCCTGGGAGGTCGAGCACGACAACCCCGTGTGCGATGCGTGCGGAGCCCCCTCGCACTCCGCGTTCAACTGCTGCTGGGCCTGCGGCGAGTCCTTCGAGGAGGACAACGAGCCCGAGGATGCCGAGGGCTATGCGCTCACCTACGAATGTCGCTCCCGCAAGTGCCAGGGGCTGGTGGGGTGGCTCATGCCGTACTGCCCCTGGTGCGCCACGGAACAGCACTGGCACCCCTCCCAGGAGGAGGACGCGCCCACGTGCACGGCGTGCGAAGCGAGCCTCGATCCCACCTGGAGCTTCTGCGCCACCTGCGGCGAGGAAGCCCCCGTCCCCGAGGCGTGCTTCACCTGCGGAGCGCCGCTCGATCGGGCAGAGTGCGCCGCCCGCTGCGAGCACTGCCGGCGGATGGTGTGTGGCGACTGCTTCGGCGACTACACACTGAGGGAGCCAGTCCCCGCCCAGCCCGCCGAGAACGCCGGCCCCCCCGGAGTCCGAGAGCTGCTGCTGTGCACGGCGTGCGCGGAGGAGCTCGGGGCGGCTCCGCTCTCGGACGAGGAGGACTCCGAGGCAGATCCTCCAGCGGAGGAGCCGCGGGAAGATGAGGATGAGCCCCCTGCCCCCAAGGAGACTCCCCCGAGCAGCCCATGGGAGGTGCTCGGAGTGGCGCCGGGGACACCGCTGCCCGAGGTGAAGAGGGCCTACCTCGCCCTCATCACCCAGTACCACCCCGACAAGGTGGCGCAGCTGGGGCCGAAGCTCCAGGCGCTGGCGGCGGAGGAGACTCGCCGGCTCAACCAGGCGTGGCTCGAGGTACGCCAGCGGGCCGGCCAGGGCTCTTCGTAG
- a CDS encoding peptidyl-prolyl cis-trans isomerase, protein MRWCAILLGNRLVQFLSLGGLLFILTPSTGSPTHIELSRRHIAALQAAQATRQGSDTLPESHASEVESRAIEDEVLYREALRLGLDQSDPLIRQHLIQKVLLLAEDLGGAGRDPSEPELRRYFEETRQRWVMPGEVRLLHVFASEPASLAALRPRLQAHEAVTPEALPPLGEPFPLSRDVRSPQHRLAAEYGPDFTQAAWSLPIGTWSEPVASRYGWHLVKVLSRTEVRPATFEDVRTELVLDFAIARRKRVVSQFVARALERYTFTVDSVPVTPPSPSGRLGIRTEASAED, encoded by the coding sequence ATGCGCTGGTGCGCCATCCTGCTGGGCAACCGGCTCGTCCAGTTCCTGTCGCTGGGCGGGCTGCTGTTCATCCTCACCCCGAGTACCGGCTCGCCCACCCACATCGAGCTGTCTCGGCGGCACATCGCCGCCCTTCAGGCCGCGCAGGCCACCCGGCAGGGCTCGGACACGCTCCCGGAGAGCCATGCCTCCGAGGTGGAGTCCCGCGCCATCGAGGACGAGGTCCTCTATCGCGAGGCGCTACGCCTGGGGCTGGACCAGAGCGATCCTCTCATCCGGCAGCACCTCATCCAGAAGGTGCTCCTGCTGGCCGAGGATCTGGGCGGCGCCGGACGCGATCCCTCCGAGCCCGAGCTGCGCCGCTACTTCGAGGAGACCCGCCAGCGCTGGGTGATGCCCGGAGAGGTGCGCCTGCTCCACGTCTTCGCCAGCGAGCCCGCGTCCCTCGCCGCCCTGCGCCCGCGGCTCCAGGCCCACGAGGCCGTAACTCCCGAGGCCCTGCCCCCTCTCGGCGAGCCCTTTCCGCTCTCACGCGACGTGCGCAGCCCTCAGCACCGCCTGGCGGCGGAGTATGGCCCCGACTTCACCCAGGCCGCCTGGAGCCTCCCGATCGGCACCTGGAGCGAGCCTGTCGCCTCGCGCTACGGCTGGCACCTGGTGAAGGTCCTCTCGCGCACCGAGGTCCGTCCGGCCACCTTCGAAGACGTGCGCACGGAGCTGGTGCTCGACTTCGCCATCGCCCGCCGCAAGCGAGTGGTGTCCCAGTTCGTCGCCCGCGCGCTCGAGCGCTACACGTTCACGGTCGACAGCGTCCCCGTGACACCGCCCTCCCCCTCCGGTCGCCTCGGCATCCGCACCGAGGCCTCCGCGGAGGACTGA
- a CDS encoding HupE/UreJ family protein: MRAALVLLLLLGALVPRLAGAHGMRTAAISLDELEPGTARVQVRLSVPDPSFRFRIPESCQLSDAVSEGELRHAFTLRCPSALAGQTLGVMGLGPVLGEAVLSLSLHDGRALSHLLLPDAPSWRIPEPGSTLSVAVDYVRLGVEHILAGPDHLLLLVLLVLVLRSPRAVLLAETAFTLSHSLTFAATALGWIHVPSAWAEACIALSLVLLALDVERPGLPAPSALRGAASALVFGLVHGLGFAGGLQELGLPEQAVLPALVGFGAGVELGQVLFLAGVLLVASLAARLKVWPRLVLAGGYAAGAVSSCWLLQRVWLCLAR; the protein is encoded by the coding sequence ATGCGCGCCGCCCTCGTCCTTCTCCTGTTGCTGGGTGCCCTGGTGCCTCGGCTTGCCGGGGCCCACGGCATGCGTACCGCAGCCATCTCGCTCGACGAGCTGGAGCCGGGCACGGCCCGCGTCCAGGTCCGACTGAGCGTGCCCGATCCCTCCTTCCGCTTCCGCATCCCCGAGTCCTGTCAGCTCTCGGATGCTGTCTCGGAGGGAGAACTCCGCCACGCCTTCACCCTGCGGTGTCCCTCGGCGCTGGCCGGCCAGACGCTGGGCGTCATGGGCCTGGGGCCGGTGCTGGGAGAGGCCGTCCTCTCGCTCTCGCTCCATGACGGTCGCGCGCTCTCGCACCTGCTGCTGCCGGACGCCCCCTCATGGCGCATCCCCGAGCCAGGAAGCACCCTCTCGGTGGCGGTGGACTACGTCCGCCTCGGCGTCGAGCACATCCTCGCCGGCCCGGACCACCTGCTGCTGCTGGTCCTGCTGGTGCTCGTCCTGCGGAGTCCCCGAGCCGTGCTGCTCGCGGAGACGGCCTTCACCCTCTCCCACAGCCTCACCTTCGCCGCCACGGCGCTCGGCTGGATTCACGTGCCCTCGGCCTGGGCCGAGGCGTGCATCGCCTTGAGCCTGGTGCTCCTGGCGCTCGACGTGGAGCGCCCCGGCCTGCCGGCCCCCTCCGCCCTGCGCGGCGCCGCGTCGGCGCTCGTCTTCGGCCTGGTCCACGGGCTGGGCTTCGCTGGCGGGCTGCAGGAGCTGGGACTGCCCGAGCAGGCCGTGCTGCCAGCGCTGGTGGGCTTCGGCGCGGGCGTCGAGCTGGGCCAGGTGCTCTTCCTCGCCGGGGTGCTCCTCGTGGCATCGCTCGCGGCACGCCTGAAGGTCTGGCCGCGCCTCGTCCTCGCCGGTGGCTACGCGGCCGGCGCCGTCAGCTCCTGCTGGCTGCTCCAGCGCGTCTGGCTCTGTCTCGCCCGCTGA